One region of Acropora muricata isolate sample 2 chromosome 13, ASM3666990v1, whole genome shotgun sequence genomic DNA includes:
- the LOC136895338 gene encoding uncharacterized protein encodes MTIKLTTEKASTIKIECESALQDRKITIRQVARILGLLVSCFPGVMWGPLHYKQLESDKTEALKNSKGNFNEIMQISEAAKKDIAWWVSNIMDSYNVISHGTPHVHLYSDASKTGWGGTCNGTQCGGPWTPTESALHINVLEIKAAFFTLKCFVHKLSNNHVRINIDNTTAVSSINHMGTSHSQLCNQAAAELWAWCIENHIWVSAAQIAGKDNIEADAESRKQTDMSKEWMLDSTLLEQTLKTLNVTPDTDLFATRLNSQCEKFCCLSSTTKAAGGESIWRCSSSELANSGLVLQSNANAHSTPSNTPEIQKPVETSKQTSRSPSTQQQAELTSMSLVRGQLQSKGFSQEATDTILSSWRTGTKKQYQTYLDRWTKYCDSRGLNPISTTVTQGINFLAELMSHNIGYSGINTARSALSSVLTVHDCSTFGTHPLVKRFMKGVFENRPSLPRYTCTWDVSTVLKFLSSLPNLEEITLKDLSHKVVMLMALLTGQRAQTLHALDTSSMEMTENKITFYITEVLKHTKPGRHQQPIEFVAFEQDPTLCIVSHIKGYLRRTSSHRNDQCRLLLSYVKPFNPISKDTLSRWVKETLSQAGIDTKTFSAHSTRAASTSTAAAKGVPIHCIMDSAGWSNCHTFAKFYKKPQQVVKNYGSELLKEITS; translated from the exons ATGACTATCAAACTGACCACTGAGAAAGCAAGTACAATAAAGATAGAATGTGAATCTGCTCTCCAAGACAGAAAAATTACCATAAGGCAAGTGGCTAGGATTCTAGGCCTGTTAGTATCATGCTTTCCAGGGGTCATGTGGGGGCCCCTCCATTATAAACAGCTCGAGTCTGATAAAACAGAGGCCCTCAAAAATAGCAAAGGTAACTTCAATGAGATCATGCAAATCTCAGAGGCTGCAAAAAAGGACATAGCCTGGTGGGTGTCTAACATCATGGACTCTTATAATGTAATATCCCATGGAACTCCCCATGTGCATCTCTACTCTGATGCCTCAAAAACAGGTTGGGGGGGAACATGTAATGGAACCCAATGTGGTGGACCATGGACACCCACAGAAAGTGCACTGCACATTAATGTACTTGAAATCAAAGCAGCATTCTTTACTCTAAAATGTTTTGTGCATAAATTATCCAATAATCATGTTAGAATCAATATTGACAATACAACAGCTGTATCTTCTATCAATCACATGGGCACAAGCCACTCTCAGCTATGTAACCAGGCAGCCGCTGAGTTGTGGGCTTGGTGCATAGAAAATCACATATGGGTGTCAGCAGCTCAAATAGCCGGGAAAGACAATATTGAAGCTGATGCTGAATCTAGAAAACAAACTGACATGAGCAAAGAATGGATGCTAGACTCTACATTGCTAGAACAAACCCTAAAGACACTTAATGTGACCCCAGACACTGACTTGTTTGCCACAAGACTGAATAGTCAGTGTGAAAAATTT TGTTGTCTCAGCAGTACTACAAAAGCTGCAGGAGGAGAAAGCATCTGGCGTTGTAGTTCTTCCGAACTGGCCAACTCAGGTCTGGTTCTCCAAAGCAATGCGAATGCTCATTCAACACCCAGTAATACTCCAGAAATCCAAAAGCCTGTTGAAACTTCCAAGCAAACCAGCAGAAGTCCATCCACTCAGCAACAAGCTGAGCTTACTAGTATGTCACTTGTCAGGGGACAATTACAAAGTAAGGGATTTTCACAGGAAGCTACAGATACCATTCTATCATCATGGAGAACGGGAACCAAAAAGCAGTACCAAACGTACTTGGATAGGTGGACAAAGTACTGTGATTCCAGAGGGCTTAATCCTATTTCAACAACTGTAACGCAGGGAATAAACTTCCTAGCTGAGCTGATGTCTCACAACATTGGTTATAGTGGTATTAATACGGCTCGTTCAGCCTTATCTTCCGTTCTAACTGTTCATGATTGTTCTACATTTGGTACCCACCCTCTAGTTAAAAGATTTATGAAAGGAGTCTTTGAGAACAGACCATCTCTACCCCGGTACACATGCACTTGGGATGTCAGTACTGTACTAAAATTTTTAAGTTCTCTCCCTAACCTAGAAGAGATAACCTTGAAAGACTTATCACACAAAGTGGTTATGCTCATGGCCCTTCTAACTGGGCAACGAGCACAGACATTACATGCTCTTGATACCTCAAGCATGGAGATGACAGAGAACAAGATCACTTTCTACATCACCGAAGTACTGAAACATACTAAACCGGGTAGACACCAACAACCAATTGAATTCGTAGCCTTTGAGCAAGACCCCACACTGTGCATTGTGTCACATATTAAAGGATATCTGAGGCGAACATCCTCACACAGAAACGACCAGTGTAGGCTCCTATTGAGCTATGTGAAACCTTTTAATCCAATAAGTAAGGACACCCTCTCACGATGGGTAAAGGAGACTCTTTCACAGGCTGGAATAGACACAAAGACTTTCTCTGCTCACAGCACGAGAGCTGCTTCGACTAGCACAGCTGCGGCCAAAGGTGTCCCTATTCACTGCATAATGGACTCTGCAGGATGGTCGAACTGTCATACCTTTGCAAAGTTTTACAAAAAGCCACAACAAGTTGTTAAAAATTATGGATCAGAATTGCTTAAAGAGATAACAAGCTAA